One part of the Paenibacillus silvisoli genome encodes these proteins:
- a CDS encoding SGNH/GDSL hydrolase family protein — protein sequence MELIQQWKKQPERSFRVIAFGSSNTEVSWSGRHNWVEWLNLNLKTHIGRQVSVINQGISGDTTQNLLERIERDVFSFHPSAVIVTIGGNDTFQGFSRQQYADNLKQICALIRANNALPILQTYYCPMYSLGVADFEETFESFMQINRQLASELDIPLIDQYRVFEPFYRKHPEDYAKLMHDWVHVNHIGNAIMGMHVSSAFGLPEFMLPEDIKQETLALAERMNGCLDR from the coding sequence TTGGAACTCATTCAACAGTGGAAGAAGCAGCCGGAACGGTCTTTTCGCGTGATCGCGTTCGGTTCAAGCAACACGGAGGTATCGTGGTCGGGAAGGCACAACTGGGTGGAATGGCTCAATTTGAACCTGAAAACGCATATCGGCCGACAGGTGAGCGTCATTAATCAAGGGATTTCCGGAGATACGACCCAGAATCTGCTGGAACGAATCGAACGGGACGTATTCTCGTTTCACCCCTCCGCCGTCATCGTCACGATCGGAGGCAACGATACGTTCCAAGGCTTCAGCCGCCAGCAGTACGCGGATAATTTGAAGCAAATTTGCGCACTAATTCGCGCCAACAACGCCTTGCCCATTCTTCAAACCTATTATTGCCCGATGTACAGCCTCGGGGTGGCGGACTTCGAGGAAACGTTCGAAAGCTTCATGCAGATAAACAGGCAGCTGGCTAGTGAACTCGATATCCCGCTGATCGACCAATACCGGGTCTTTGAACCTTTCTACCGCAAACATCCCGAGGACTATGCGAAGCTCATGCACGATTGGGTTCATGTCAACCACATCGGCAACGCGATTATGGGCATGCATGTTTCCAGCGCCTTCGGACTACCCGAATTCATGCTTCCTGAAGACATCAAGCAGGAAACATTAGCTTTGGCCGAGCGAATGAATGGCTGTCTCGATCGATAA
- a CDS encoding sulfite exporter TauE/SafE family protein encodes MIVQLIAVMLAVGMILGLVGAGGSGFIISILTVVFGFSIHTSFGTAIISMVFSSLAGTISHYREGNIVMKSGLIAGVVGAAGAWAGSMISHGIPVGALKGLTAGMLFLSGAALWLRMIMVSRGKLAEADLFAASRKRDWIGSCGVGLISGSLSGLFGIGATPFIQLGLMTVLGMPVRLAAGTTMLVIIPIALGGGMGYYQLGDVDGRLLLQVTASLMLGAYVGAKCTKRIPIPYLKTAIVLLPMTGGAILLF; translated from the coding sequence ATGATCGTTCAGCTTATCGCAGTCATGCTCGCGGTCGGCATGATTTTAGGTTTGGTTGGCGCGGGCGGATCCGGATTTATCATTTCGATCTTAACGGTCGTGTTCGGCTTCTCCATCCATACTTCATTCGGTACCGCAATCATCTCCATGGTCTTCTCGTCTTTGGCGGGAACGATCAGCCATTATCGCGAAGGCAATATCGTCATGAAGTCGGGACTCATTGCCGGTGTCGTCGGGGCGGCCGGCGCCTGGGCAGGCTCCATGATCTCCCACGGCATTCCCGTCGGCGCATTGAAAGGGCTGACGGCCGGCATGCTGTTCCTTTCGGGAGCTGCGCTTTGGCTCCGGATGATAATGGTTTCCCGCGGAAAGCTTGCCGAGGCCGATCTGTTCGCTGCCAGCCGAAAGAGAGACTGGATCGGCTCCTGCGGAGTCGGGCTCATCTCCGGCAGCCTGTCCGGCTTGTTCGGCATCGGAGCGACGCCGTTTATCCAGCTCGGGCTAATGACCGTACTGGGCATGCCTGTTCGGCTTGCGGCGGGTACGACCATGCTTGTGATCATCCCCATCGCGCTAGGCGGAGGAATGGGCTACTACCAATTAGGCGATGTGGATGGAAGGCTGCTGCTGCAAGTAACCGCAAGCTTAATGCTGGGGGCTTACGTCGGAGCGAAATGTACGAAGCGGATTCCGATCCCTTATCTGAAAACCGCCATCGTCCTGCTGCCTATGACCGGCGGAGCCATTCTACTCTTCTAA
- a CDS encoding ABC transporter permease, with the protein MFLKRLRDNKLLILMILPMLLYYLLFEYLPMFGILISFKDYNVFRGVFASKWVGLRYYEFFFNSPDFLVILRNTFLLGFYSILFGFPAPILLALLINEIRHSVFKRFVQTVSYLPHFVSNVIIVSMLVMFLSPSTGLINIVLAKIGLEPVYFLIKPEFFRSIFVASGIWQGVGWGTIIYLAALTAIDPHQYESAEIDGAGRWKKMIYITLPSILPVIIILLVLNIGTLFATSFEKVFLLYNPLTYETADIISTYTYRTGLVQGNFSYATAIGVFNGILNFVLLYAANFTARKVKQVSLW; encoded by the coding sequence ATGTTCCTGAAACGTCTACGCGACAATAAGCTGTTGATTCTGATGATCTTGCCCATGCTGCTGTACTATCTCCTATTCGAGTATCTGCCGATGTTCGGGATTCTGATCTCGTTCAAGGACTACAACGTCTTTCGGGGCGTATTCGCAAGCAAGTGGGTCGGATTGCGCTATTACGAATTTTTTTTCAACAGCCCCGACTTTCTCGTCATTCTGCGCAATACGTTCCTGCTCGGGTTTTACAGCATTCTGTTCGGGTTTCCGGCGCCGATCCTACTCGCTCTGCTCATCAACGAAATCCGGCATTCCGTCTTTAAGCGGTTCGTGCAAACGGTGAGCTACTTGCCGCATTTCGTCAGCAACGTCATCATCGTCAGCATGCTGGTCATGTTTCTTTCGCCCTCAACCGGGCTGATCAACATCGTTCTCGCGAAGATAGGACTCGAACCGGTCTATTTTCTGATCAAGCCCGAATTTTTCCGTTCGATCTTCGTCGCTTCCGGCATCTGGCAGGGGGTCGGATGGGGGACCATCATCTACTTGGCGGCATTGACGGCCATCGATCCGCATCAGTACGAGTCAGCCGAAATCGACGGCGCCGGGCGGTGGAAAAAAATGATCTACATCACGCTGCCCAGCATCCTTCCCGTCATCATCATTTTGCTGGTACTGAACATCGGGACCTTGTTCGCGACGAGCTTCGAGAAGGTGTTCCTGCTCTACAATCCGCTGACGTATGAAACGGCCGATATCATTTCGACCTATACGTACCGGACCGGTTTGGTTCAAGGGAATTTCAGCTACGCGACGGCAATCGGCGTGTTTAACGGCATTCTCAATTTCGTGCTTCTCTACGCGGCTAACTTTACGGCTCGAAAAGTGAAGCAAGTGAGCTTGTGGTAA
- a CDS encoding carbohydrate ABC transporter permease produces MRKRIDLFTIVNSFFMLGLVFVMLYPFIYMISISLSSEVYVLKNQVFFWPKGFTTRWYEFVLRDSSLLIGYKNTIIYVVAGTLISLVLTSMGAYVLSKRKMMFRRSIMLALIFTILFQGGMIPAYLVAKNLGILDTIWAMVLPGAISTFNVIVMRTFFEGLPEELEDAGRMDGLNDFQLFMRIVVPLSKPVFAAIGLFVAVSIWNDFYKPTIYLRKADLFPLQVILRNLIIAGSMVGGNDAGTLGAAAAADRGGGGNVVVESLKYAAIVFGTLPILVLYPFLQKYFVKGVMIGSVKG; encoded by the coding sequence ATGAGAAAAAGAATCGATCTGTTTACGATCGTCAATTCCTTCTTCATGCTTGGCTTGGTGTTCGTCATGCTTTATCCGTTTATTTACATGATCAGCATCTCGTTAAGCAGCGAAGTCTACGTGCTTAAGAATCAAGTCTTCTTCTGGCCGAAAGGGTTTACCACCCGTTGGTATGAATTCGTGCTCCGGGATTCCTCGCTGCTGATCGGCTATAAAAACACGATCATCTACGTCGTCGCAGGCACATTGATCTCGCTCGTGCTCACTTCCATGGGCGCTTACGTGCTGTCGAAGCGGAAGATGATGTTTCGCCGGTCCATTATGCTTGCCCTTATCTTTACGATTCTGTTTCAGGGGGGGATGATCCCCGCCTACCTAGTCGCGAAAAACTTGGGCATTCTGGACACGATCTGGGCGATGGTGCTTCCGGGCGCGATCAGCACCTTCAACGTCATCGTCATGCGAACGTTTTTCGAAGGGCTTCCGGAGGAGTTGGAGGATGCCGGAAGAATGGACGGACTGAACGATTTTCAGCTGTTCATGCGAATCGTCGTTCCGTTATCCAAGCCGGTATTCGCCGCGATCGGATTGTTCGTTGCGGTTAGCATTTGGAACGATTTTTATAAACCGACGATTTATTTGAGGAAAGCCGATTTGTTCCCGCTGCAGGTCATCTTGCGGAATTTGATTATTGCGGGAAGCATGGTCGGCGGCAACGATGCCGGAACGCTGGGGGCGGCTGCGGCCGCCGATCGAGGAGGTGGGGGCAATGTAGTTGTCGAATCCTTGAAGTACGCGGCGATCGTCTTCGGAACGCTGCCGATCCTCGTGCTTTATCCGTTTCTGCAAAAGTATTTCGTAAAAGGGGTCATGATCGGTTCGGTAAAGGGCTGA
- a CDS encoding extracellular solute-binding protein translates to MKKRIPIILMMILIVCMIAACSSGNTTTNSNANANKGTEPAAQTENTTEPEAQTEDTTEPEPAAPAANLSIMVQNHPAWPLKEDWLVWKVMGDLGHVNLKPLPIQGNWWETIPLIVASGDLPDILWTAGDLFQKYGQEGAFVNYLEHLDKMPNLANFMKQYPEEVKPLLSADGKLYVTPSHDAFDKLQSLFMYREDIFKKNNLQQPTNYDEFYALLKKLKELYPDSTPWVFFNQLSITTILGLNFDTDFGFYFNQSTNSYAYGPSEDNYKAMVEFLNKLYKEKLISTEFLTMDLKQRSDLISNDKAFIINGYINELDSFNQEIRKTNPDFKLAQFTPPVSPMGKQFHSRDLSFLGEGLSVSSKTKELDAALGLIDAMYSEQAKEALSWGVEGQTFTKADGKDQFDGAVANANDRRIKFGLQTPGTSFWVDNDSNLALMSPESKQAAEEGSKFVAPKSFTPAFTKEEQDVLSLNGQAIGKYAEENISKFIIGNRSLSEWNDYVEGYKKLGLDDVLKVYNEAKQRADSTQLGN, encoded by the coding sequence ATGAAGAAACGGATTCCGATAATCTTGATGATGATTCTGATCGTATGTATGATAGCAGCCTGTTCTTCCGGCAATACGACGACCAATAGCAACGCGAACGCCAATAAGGGAACCGAGCCTGCGGCGCAGACAGAGAATACGACGGAGCCCGAGGCGCAAACGGAAGATACGACCGAGCCAGAGCCTGCCGCGCCTGCGGCGAACTTGTCCATTATGGTCCAGAATCACCCGGCATGGCCGTTGAAAGAGGATTGGCTCGTTTGGAAGGTCATGGGCGACCTTGGACACGTTAATTTGAAACCGCTTCCGATTCAAGGGAACTGGTGGGAGACGATTCCTCTTATTGTTGCTTCCGGCGATTTGCCTGATATTCTGTGGACGGCAGGCGATCTGTTCCAGAAATACGGTCAAGAAGGCGCGTTCGTCAACTACCTCGAGCACTTGGATAAGATGCCGAATCTGGCGAATTTCATGAAGCAATATCCGGAGGAAGTCAAGCCGCTGCTTTCGGCAGACGGGAAGCTGTACGTCACGCCGAGTCACGACGCGTTCGATAAATTGCAGAGCTTGTTCATGTACCGCGAAGATATTTTCAAGAAGAACAATTTGCAGCAGCCGACCAACTACGATGAGTTTTATGCCCTGCTCAAGAAGCTGAAGGAGTTGTATCCGGACAGCACGCCGTGGGTGTTCTTCAATCAATTGAGCATTACGACGATTCTGGGGCTTAATTTCGATACCGATTTCGGGTTCTATTTCAATCAGTCGACCAATAGCTACGCTTACGGGCCTAGCGAAGACAACTACAAAGCGATGGTCGAATTCCTGAACAAGCTGTACAAGGAAAAGCTGATCTCGACCGAATTTTTGACGATGGATCTCAAGCAGAGAAGCGATCTCATTTCCAACGATAAAGCTTTCATTATCAACGGCTACATCAACGAGCTCGATTCGTTTAATCAAGAAATCCGCAAAACGAATCCCGATTTCAAATTGGCCCAATTCACGCCGCCGGTCTCGCCAATGGGCAAACAGTTCCACAGCAGAGATTTGTCCTTCCTCGGCGAAGGCCTGTCGGTCAGCTCGAAAACGAAGGAATTGGACGCCGCGCTCGGCTTAATCGATGCGATGTACAGCGAACAGGCCAAGGAAGCGTTGAGCTGGGGCGTCGAAGGGCAAACCTTTACAAAGGCGGACGGCAAAGATCAATTCGATGGCGCGGTTGCGAACGCGAACGACCGCAGAATTAAATTCGGGCTTCAAACGCCGGGCACTTCCTTCTGGGTCGACAACGACAGCAACCTGGCGCTAATGTCTCCGGAATCCAAGCAGGCCGCCGAAGAAGGCTCGAAATTCGTAGCGCCGAAATCCTTCACGCCTGCCTTTACGAAAGAGGAGCAGGATGTGCTGTCCTTGAACGGACAGGCGATCGGGAAGTACGCGGAAGAGAACATTTCCAAGTTCATTATCGGCAACCGCAGCTTAAGCGAATGGAACGATTATGTCGAAGGCTACAAGAAGCTGGGGCTGGACGATGTGCTGAAGGTGTATAACGAAGCGAAGCAAAGAGCCGATTCGACGCAGCTCGGCAATTAA
- a CDS encoding beta-galactosidase, protein MSGLLDPFDLEGKVGWDGRFERGKARFPDGKASSAVRGRIITEELPRDWSGYGSLQFTVHNPWPRAVVGGIEIYDTAALESPELEYGDFVDRHKSLLIGEGITHVVIRIDPIQTTQGNRMLDLRDVVRVALRFPEPEEGEEPISLASLRLSPEREEVDRLANAHPGDSVLVMRHLDVSCYIFEPENYAEPVDVLRLTDELSLEKEKLQRIVDVADMNGKQTLYARTALVAADIALKARPMLAWHASPRAKRENLSGALELVREEREKLEQLFSSRRHEDDEDDSNLPLPLVKPLPDFKSLRIKGRAFVDRTGQPVLICAMSYINEGPLLQFFAPEQHKLEIYAAGGGSRYDIEWSPVYEAFHKYPGTKRVGWRGWCGHLIKDQWAMGGRKENVVICLESEPILQAIDEYNRIHADDWREHPSLMYVILGYELTYMCYCDESLRRFRDWLAERHGNIEALNDRWGTAYHAFNEAEPPRSVGFGPQADANRAAWFDWADWNTRRFTDHLRWSRESVRKLHPDIPICAGGTHSMLSPHNGTTGIDEEMIINEVDDVILHEGADLLSIDLLHALSEKPMPMVDPEHGGRCSGWLLNYFHGKSTLSMFWWPKQPSRQFPASTLHSPMYGNMKIKFVAEHLRTALHARRLNKEISAFWEIPKEIAILYSKTNMLQVPPELLTAKTTDYLTALRGTYDAARCLDAGITFISEKQLLEGKAARLKCIALPAVKHLPEAVFEALDQFARNGGSILVLPESLTRDEYDRPANYLERWSITIGKTEMPEIEGFGELEQRYDQNLERGIQYGRGREIEAASFDGKLTPPPRFVMSGIFQQISFDEGEVVAAGPAAEPMLVRIPIGAGTVWYAAGMPEKPSFSALLDHWFAESGIHRPLYVTDADGNRIPGLEARLVRRQHDDLVYLVNESGKDAEFRIQTDRPIHEIRELLSLQYVKAAAGRIAKDQTLLFSLREDPAVRYYRAGANNEIEVSAE, encoded by the coding sequence ATGAGCGGATTGCTTGATCCTTTTGACTTGGAAGGCAAGGTTGGCTGGGATGGGCGATTTGAGCGAGGGAAGGCGCGCTTTCCGGACGGAAAGGCGTCATCCGCCGTCCGCGGCCGAATCATAACCGAGGAGCTCCCTCGCGACTGGAGCGGATACGGCTCGCTGCAATTTACGGTACACAATCCGTGGCCCCGCGCCGTTGTTGGCGGCATCGAGATCTACGACACCGCAGCGCTGGAAAGTCCGGAGCTGGAATACGGCGATTTCGTGGATCGCCACAAATCGCTGCTGATCGGCGAAGGCATCACGCATGTTGTCATCCGCATTGACCCCATTCAGACGACCCAAGGCAACCGGATGCTCGATCTCCGGGATGTCGTTCGCGTTGCGCTTCGATTCCCTGAACCGGAGGAAGGGGAGGAGCCGATTTCGCTCGCTTCGCTGCGTCTAAGCCCGGAGCGGGAAGAGGTCGACCGGCTCGCGAATGCCCACCCCGGAGATTCCGTGCTGGTCATGCGGCATTTGGATGTCAGCTGCTACATCTTTGAGCCGGAGAACTATGCAGAGCCCGTCGACGTGCTCAGGCTGACCGATGAATTGTCGCTGGAGAAAGAAAAGCTGCAGCGCATCGTGGACGTTGCCGATATGAACGGCAAACAAACGCTTTACGCCCGTACCGCGCTGGTGGCTGCGGATATCGCTTTAAAGGCCAGACCAATGCTGGCTTGGCATGCCTCGCCCCGCGCCAAACGCGAGAATCTATCCGGCGCGCTCGAGCTAGTCCGCGAGGAACGCGAGAAACTCGAGCAGCTGTTTTCCTCCAGGCGACATGAAGACGATGAGGACGATTCGAACCTGCCGCTGCCGCTCGTCAAGCCGCTGCCGGATTTCAAATCGCTGCGGATTAAGGGGAGAGCCTTCGTGGATCGAACCGGACAGCCCGTCCTGATCTGTGCGATGAGCTACATCAATGAAGGGCCGCTGCTGCAATTTTTCGCTCCCGAGCAGCATAAGTTGGAAATTTATGCGGCAGGCGGAGGCTCTCGGTACGATATCGAATGGTCGCCGGTCTACGAAGCGTTTCACAAGTACCCGGGGACGAAGCGGGTTGGATGGCGCGGCTGGTGCGGCCATTTGATCAAGGATCAATGGGCGATGGGCGGCAGGAAGGAGAATGTCGTCATTTGCCTGGAAAGCGAACCTATCCTTCAGGCCATTGACGAGTACAACCGGATTCATGCCGACGATTGGCGGGAGCACCCGTCCCTCATGTATGTCATTCTCGGCTACGAGCTGACCTATATGTGTTATTGCGACGAATCGCTGCGGCGTTTCCGCGATTGGCTTGCCGAGCGTCACGGCAATATCGAAGCGCTGAACGATCGATGGGGGACGGCCTATCACGCGTTCAACGAAGCCGAACCGCCCAGGTCAGTCGGTTTCGGTCCGCAAGCGGATGCGAACCGGGCCGCCTGGTTCGACTGGGCGGATTGGAACACGCGCCGCTTTACCGATCATCTGCGCTGGTCGCGCGAATCGGTCCGCAAGCTGCATCCGGATATACCGATATGCGCAGGCGGGACGCATAGCATGCTCAGTCCGCATAACGGCACGACGGGCATCGACGAGGAGATGATCATCAATGAAGTCGACGATGTTATTCTCCATGAAGGCGCGGACCTGCTGAGCATCGACCTGCTCCATGCCCTGTCGGAGAAGCCGATGCCGATGGTGGATCCGGAGCATGGCGGGCGCTGCAGCGGCTGGCTGCTTAATTATTTTCACGGCAAAAGCACGTTATCGATGTTTTGGTGGCCCAAGCAGCCTTCCCGGCAGTTTCCGGCCAGCACGCTCCATTCCCCGATGTACGGCAACATGAAGATCAAATTCGTCGCCGAGCATTTGCGCACCGCGCTGCACGCGCGCCGATTGAATAAAGAGATATCGGCCTTCTGGGAGATTCCGAAGGAGATTGCGATTCTGTATTCCAAAACGAACATGCTGCAAGTGCCGCCGGAGCTGCTGACGGCCAAGACGACCGATTATCTTACCGCCTTGCGCGGAACCTACGATGCCGCCCGCTGCCTCGACGCGGGTATCACCTTCATCAGCGAGAAGCAGCTGCTCGAAGGGAAGGCGGCACGCTTGAAATGCATCGCGCTTCCTGCGGTCAAGCATCTGCCGGAGGCGGTCTTCGAAGCGCTCGACCAATTCGCGCGAAACGGCGGAAGCATTCTCGTATTGCCCGAATCGCTGACCCGCGACGAGTATGACCGTCCCGCCAACTACTTGGAGCGATGGAGCATCACGATCGGTAAAACGGAAATGCCCGAGATCGAAGGCTTCGGCGAGCTGGAGCAGAGGTACGATCAAAACTTGGAGCGCGGCATTCAATACGGACGCGGGCGCGAAATCGAAGCGGCGAGCTTTGACGGGAAGCTCACGCCGCCGCCGAGGTTTGTCATGTCGGGGATCTTTCAGCAGATCAGCTTTGACGAAGGAGAAGTCGTCGCCGCAGGGCCGGCAGCCGAGCCGATGCTCGTCCGGATTCCGATCGGGGCCGGGACCGTCTGGTATGCCGCAGGCATGCCGGAGAAGCCGTCGTTCTCCGCGCTGCTCGACCACTGGTTTGCGGAATCGGGTATCCACCGTCCGCTATACGTAACCGATGCCGACGGAAACCGGATTCCCGGCTTGGAAGCGCGCCTGGTCAGGCGGCAGCATGACGATTTGGTGTATCTCGTCAACGAAAGCGGGAAGGATGCGGAGTTCCGTATTCAAACGGATCGTCCGATTCACGAAATCCGCGAATTGCTTTCCCTGCAATATGTAAAGGCTGCGGCGGGACGGATTGCCAAAGACCAAACGCTCTTGTTCTCGCTCCGCGAAGATCCGGCCGTCCGCTATTACCGGGCAGGCGCCAATAACGAAATCGAGGTGAGTGCCGAATGA
- a CDS encoding Gfo/Idh/MocA family protein, giving the protein MIQAALIGAGARGMLSYAQYALNRPGEIEFVAVAEPNEERRALFAKLHRIPAERQFASWEELLAQPQLCEAMLICTQDREHFEPTMQALQKGYHILLEKPMSPEPLESLRMAEEAERLGLTLTVCHTMRYSTYFRTLKEVVDSRKIGDLVTIQWTENVGYWHHAHSFVRGNWRNADLSSSMLLQKSCHDMDMLQWLVGSECVQVSSFGDLSYFNARNAPEGSTERCTDGCKVEHECPYSALKWYYNEKDDWPQNVVSLEPKLETRLKALKEGPYGRCVYRCDNNVVDHQVVNLKFANEVTVAFTMSSLTMDNTRTFKLMGTKGEIRGNAEKNEIEIRTFSGKREVIEPERIEGGHSGADTLIMRDFVDQLKKKDRIGRTSGMVSARSHLIVFAAEQSRLTGSTVTMKDFISGLKIK; this is encoded by the coding sequence ATGATTCAAGCCGCATTGATAGGAGCGGGCGCGAGAGGGATGCTCTCTTATGCGCAGTATGCGCTGAACAGGCCGGGAGAGATTGAGTTTGTCGCGGTTGCGGAACCGAACGAGGAACGCCGCGCATTATTCGCGAAGCTGCATCGAATTCCGGCCGAGCGACAATTCGCATCCTGGGAAGAACTGCTTGCGCAGCCCCAATTATGCGAGGCCATGCTCATTTGCACCCAGGATCGGGAGCATTTCGAGCCGACGATGCAGGCGCTGCAGAAGGGGTATCATATTTTGCTGGAAAAGCCGATGTCCCCCGAGCCTCTTGAATCGCTCCGAATGGCGGAGGAAGCCGAACGTTTGGGACTAACGCTAACGGTTTGCCATACGATGCGCTATTCGACCTACTTTAGAACGTTGAAAGAGGTTGTGGACAGCCGTAAAATCGGCGACCTCGTAACGATCCAATGGACGGAAAACGTCGGCTATTGGCATCATGCGCATAGCTTCGTCCGCGGCAATTGGCGCAATGCCGACTTATCCAGCTCGATGCTGCTGCAGAAGAGCTGTCACGACATGGATATGCTGCAGTGGCTCGTCGGTTCCGAGTGCGTTCAAGTATCCTCCTTCGGGGATCTGAGCTACTTCAATGCGCGAAACGCGCCGGAAGGATCGACGGAGCGCTGCACCGACGGCTGCAAGGTGGAGCACGAATGTCCGTATTCGGCCTTGAAGTGGTATTACAACGAGAAGGACGATTGGCCGCAAAACGTCGTTTCGCTGGAGCCCAAGCTGGAAACCCGGCTGAAAGCGCTGAAGGAAGGCCCTTACGGCAGATGCGTGTACCGCTGCGATAACAACGTCGTCGATCATCAAGTGGTCAATTTGAAGTTTGCCAATGAGGTGACGGTTGCCTTTACGATGTCTTCTTTAACGATGGATAATACCCGAACGTTCAAGCTCATGGGGACGAAGGGTGAAATAAGAGGCAACGCCGAGAAGAACGAGATCGAAATCCGAACGTTCTCCGGCAAGAGGGAGGTTATCGAGCCGGAACGCATAGAAGGCGGCCACAGCGGCGCGGACACGTTGATCATGCGGGATTTCGTCGATCAGCTGAAGAAGAAGGACCGGATCGGCCGAACCTCGGGCATGGTGTCCGCCCGAAGCCATTTGATCGTCTTTGCGGCGGAGCAATCGAGATTGACGGGAAGCACGGTTACGATGAAAGACTTCATTAGCGGGCTGAAAATCAAATAA
- a CDS encoding DUF4832 domain-containing protein translates to MGRQAKTIVVRPKLIDDLLLNPGIGFTTFQRFNGDKLNEGKGWTEGFPIEYQDFSGSLHNADHPDTSIAYFRVYWRYLEPEEGRYRWDIIDKALATARERQQTLMFRAAPYGRVEGSDVPDWYRNKAGEMTPELKKHDWWRADPENPLYVRHFGGLIRAFGERYDGHPDLDSVDISIVGPWGEGAGSSLLTGPTREALVDCYIDTIKKTPLMMLLTDEQTNKYGLSKADVGFRVDCLGDMGGCWENQGDWSHMNDYYPQQIIVSGMQEAWKKAPISFEVCWVVQHWKDKGWDIDYIIDQSLKWHISTFNAKSNPIPKEWQPQVKRWLNKMGYRFALRKFTYPSAVQQGGEMEIASWWENLGVAPCYKAFPLALRLRNDTYSAAIVTGADIRQWLPGDSLFDATIAIPADIAPGHYRLELGLLDRHSGRPAVRLAIEGRQPDGWYALGDIEVSGEPAT, encoded by the coding sequence ATGGGACGACAAGCGAAGACGATCGTGGTCAGACCGAAGCTTATCGATGATTTGCTGCTCAATCCCGGCATCGGATTCACGACCTTTCAACGCTTTAACGGCGACAAATTGAACGAGGGCAAAGGCTGGACCGAAGGCTTCCCGATCGAATACCAAGACTTTAGCGGCAGCCTGCATAATGCGGATCATCCGGACACCTCCATTGCCTACTTCCGGGTCTATTGGCGGTATCTGGAGCCGGAGGAGGGACGCTATCGGTGGGACATCATCGATAAAGCGCTGGCGACGGCGCGCGAGCGGCAGCAGACGCTGATGTTCCGCGCGGCTCCGTACGGCCGCGTGGAAGGCTCGGATGTGCCGGACTGGTACCGGAATAAAGCAGGGGAAATGACGCCGGAACTGAAGAAACACGACTGGTGGAGGGCAGATCCGGAGAACCCGCTCTACGTCCGCCATTTCGGGGGACTTATTCGAGCGTTTGGCGAGCGCTATGACGGCCATCCCGATTTGGACAGCGTAGATATATCCATCGTAGGGCCATGGGGGGAAGGAGCAGGCTCCTCATTGCTAACCGGACCGACAAGAGAGGCGCTGGTCGATTGCTATATCGATACGATCAAGAAGACCCCGCTCATGATGCTGCTGACGGACGAACAAACGAACAAATACGGATTATCCAAGGCCGATGTCGGATTCCGGGTAGATTGTTTGGGCGATATGGGCGGCTGCTGGGAGAACCAAGGGGACTGGTCCCATATGAACGATTACTACCCGCAGCAAATCATAGTGTCCGGCATGCAGGAGGCGTGGAAAAAAGCCCCGATCTCGTTCGAGGTATGCTGGGTGGTGCAGCATTGGAAGGATAAGGGCTGGGATATCGATTACATCATCGATCAATCGCTCAAATGGCATATTTCGACGTTCAATGCGAAATCCAATCCCATTCCGAAGGAATGGCAGCCTCAGGTCAAACGGTGGCTGAACAAAATGGGCTATCGCTTCGCTTTGCGTAAGTTTACCTATCCATCCGCCGTTCAACAGGGCGGAGAAATGGAGATCGCCTCCTGGTGGGAGAATCTCGGCGTTGCTCCCTGCTACAAGGCGTTTCCGTTAGCGCTGCGCTTACGGAACGATACGTACAGCGCTGCAATCGTCACCGGTGCGGATATCCGGCAATGGCTGCCGGGGGACAGCTTGTTCGACGCGACCATTGCCATTCCCGCGGATATCGCGCCCGGTCATTATCGGCTGGAGCTTGGCTTGCTCGATCGTCATTCCGGGCGGCCGGCTGTACGGCTGGCGATCGAGGGCAGGCAGCCGGACGGCTGGTACGCCTTAGGGGACATCGAGGTCTCGGGCGAGCCTGCCACATAA